The nucleotide sequence GGCGCCGAGGCGCTGAGAACAGCTTCTTAAAGCCTTTAAACACTTATTAATTCTTGTCTTTCCTCTGCGTCTCTGCGCGAGTATGGTTTTGAGGATGCCGTGCTGTTCCGCTTGCCTGCTGCAGGCAGGAGTGGGTCAGTCATTCTAACGTTCGAGTCGATTTAAGCAGCTACTCCGTAGCCGAGCGTGTCTGCACGGCAGCATCGCTGAGCTGGTTACCCACACCAAATAGCGAGGAACCTCAAACAACAAAAAAGGCCCCAGGGATTTCTCCCTGGGGCCGGATGATTATCTAAGCTATATCGGTCGCTATCGCAGGATCGCGATCGTTTTGACCTCACTTACGGCCCACTTGCCTTCGACCTTGGCGTATAGCTTGTACAGGTATACACCATTGGCGAGGTACTCGCCGTAGTCGTTGTCGGTGTGCCAGTCGAGGCTCGTTCCAGCCATCTCCTCCTCGTAGACCTTTTGGCCGGAGAGGTCGAAGATCTGGACCTTGATCGCGTCGACGAACGCCGCCATCTCTCCCATTACTGTAAAGTGGGTGGTGTGTACGTCGGTCACTGGGTTCGGATAGTTCCCAAACACCAGCTTGCTCGGATCAAAGGTGAGCGGAGTCACGTGTCCCGGCATCGGAGGATTGCCCGGATCCTCGGACTTCAGTGATTGTGTACTGAAGCTTGGAGGATTACCCGGATCCCACGCCTGTTCTGTGAACGTCATGGTTAGGTCGCTTACGCGTGTCCTAATCCAGTACCCGAGGCACGGTACTAACGTTGTGCCTTCCGCCACGGTTGTTCGGATCCACTCGTCGGCCGTAGCGTCCCAGTTGAGGACCGTTCCGTAGA is from Caldisericota bacterium and encodes:
- a CDS encoding T9SS type A sorting domain-containing protein yields the protein TGTELTGDQVIDLSTLGWHMIGVPYDTAWGNVTGAAVKFTHNGVDKWLPDAVDAGWIYGTVLNWDATADEWIRTTVAEGTTLVPCLGYWIRTRVSDLTMTFTEQAWDPGNPPSFSTQSLKSEDPGNPPMPGHVTPLTFDPSKLVFGNYPNPVTDVHTTHFTVMGEMAAFVDAIKVQIFDLSGQKVYEEEMAGTSLDWHTDNDYGEYLANGVYLYKLYAKVEGKWAVSEVKTIAILR